A stretch of Lathyrus oleraceus cultivar Zhongwan6 chromosome 6, CAAS_Psat_ZW6_1.0, whole genome shotgun sequence DNA encodes these proteins:
- the LOC127093118 gene encoding fructose-bisphosphate aldolase 6, cytosolic has product MSSFKSKFQDELIANAAYIGSPGKGILAADESTGTIGKRFANISVENTEGNRRTLRELLFTAPGCLECLSGVIMFEETLYQKTEAGVLFTEVLKKAGVLPGIKVDKGTVELPGTNGETTTQGLDDLGQRCKKYYEAGARFAKWRAVLKIGPNEPSPLSIHENAYGLARYAVICQENGLVPIVEPEILVDGSHDIATCADVTERVLAACYKALSDHHVLLEGTLLKPNMVTPGSDSAKVAPEVIAEHTVRALLRTVPAAVPAIVFLSGGQSEEEATVNLNAMNQLKGKKPWSLTFSYGRALQQSTLKAWGGKTENIPNAQAALLVRCKANSEATLGNYKGGSNLGDGASESLHVKDYKY; this is encoded by the exons ATGTCTTCTTTCAAGAGCAAATTTCAAG ATGAGCTCATTGCCAATGCTGCATACATTGGCTCTCCTGGAAAAGGTATTCTTGCTGCTGATGAATCGACTGGCACGATCGGCAAGCGATTCGCCAATATCAGTGTGGAGAATACCGAAGGAAACAGACGTACTCTTCGCGAACTATTGTTCACTGCCCCCGGTTGTTTAGAGTGCCTCAGCGGTGTTATCATGTTTGAGGAAACACTATACCAGAAGACTGAAGCAG GTGTACTCTTTACGGAGGTGTTGAAGAAAGCTGGAGTTCTTCCTGGTATCAAGGTTGACAAGGGAACCGTTGAACTTCCCGGCACAAACGGCGAAACCACAACTCAAGGTTTAGACGACCTTGGTCAGAGGTGCAAGAAGTACTATGAAGCAGGTGCAAGGTTTGCTAAATGGCGTGCCGTGTTGAAGATCGGTCCAAACGAACCATCTCCATTGTCAATCCACGAAAACGCCTACGGTTTAGCCCGTTACGCGGTCATATGCCAAGAAAACGGTTTGGTTCCAATCGTTGAGCCTGAGATTCTAGTAGACGGATCTCACGACATTGCAACATGCGCCGATGTAACCGAACGCGTTCTTGCAGCGTGTTACAAGGCCTTAAGTGACCATCATGTTCTTCTTGAAGGTACCCTTTTGAAGCCTAATATGGTGACACCAGGATCAGATTCAGCTAAAGTTGCTCCTGAGGTTATAGCCGAACACACCGTCCGAGCTTTGTTACGAACTGTTCCGGCCGCGGTTCCCGCTATAGTTTTCTTGTCTGGTGGACAAAGTGAAGAGGAAGCAACTGTTAACCTTAATGCAATGAACCAACTTAAGGGAAAGAAGCCTTGGAGTCTGACATTCTCTTATGGAAGGGCACTTCAGCAGAGTACTCTTAAGGCTTGGGGTGGAAAAACCGAAAATATCCCTAACGCACAAGCTGCATTGCTTGTTAGGTGTAAGGCAAATTCAGAAGCAACCCTTGGAAATTATAAAGGTGGTTCTAACCTTGGTGATGGTGCTTCAGAGTCACTTCATGTTAAGGATTACAAATACTAA